GGCGTCCCGCCGACGGACGACGTCCCAGTGCCCGGCGGCCAGTTTCGTCTCGAGAGCCATCACGCGCTCGGGGTCGTGGTCCAGGCCGGCCAGCGTGAACATCCGGCCGATGTGCCGGACGTAGGCGGCGCGTGTCTCGGCGTACTCGTCCTCGCGGTAGTACGACTCGTCCGGAAGGCCGATCCCGGACTGGGTGAAGTGCATGAGATAGCGGGAGGAATCCTTGGCGTCGGTGTCGACGTAGTGGCCCACGGCACCGCCGATGCCGGTGCGTTGCAGACCGGCGAGAACCGCGGCCAGAGCGACTCGGTCGGGTGCGTCCGCGACGTCCGCGAGTTCCGAGGCGATCGGGGTCAGGCCCGCTTCCTCGACCTGGTCCTCGGCCAGGAAGCTGGCGTAGAGATCGCCGATCCGCTGGGCGTCCGTGCCTTCCGGGGGCGAGGATTCCGAGGCCTCGAGGATGATGGTCTTGACGTCCTCTTCGGCCTTGTCGTAGAGATACCGGAAGGCTCCGTCGACCGCGCGGTCGGCCGGGATCGTATAGTTCGCCAGCCACTGTCCGTTGACGTGCTCGAACAGGTCGTCCTGGGGGCGGGTGTCGCCGTCGACATGGGTCAGGTCGATGCCGGATTTCGTGGTCATCGTTCCATACTTACACCGGTTGCCCGCCCGCTGCCGGGCCCCGGTGGTAGCCCGCGGCCACAGGGCCGCGCCGGCTACTCGCCGATTCGCTTGTGCATCTCCCACACCAGGACCTCGGCGCCGTCCGCCGAGGTGATCCGCTGCCCGCCCGAGTGCGTGAGCCGGACGGCATCGCCCTCGTCCAGAGATCCGACGCCCTCGAGCTCGACCCGTCCACGGGCGACGAAGACGTGCAGGTAGGGCGCCTCCGGTAGGACGACGTCGGTGCCGGGGCGCAGCCGGGCGACGTGCAGGCCCGCCGCCCTGTTGTTGATCCGGATCGCCGCGTGATCTCGGTGCTCGGGCATGCCGGACGCGACCGGGACCAGCCCGCCCTTCAGCAACTCGTCCTCGATCTCGAGTTGCTCGTATCCGGGGTCGAGGCGGGGTTCGTCGGGCACCACCCACATCTGGACGAACCGCACCGGCTGATGGTGCTCGGTGCCCTCGAGCCGCCAGCTGTCGTTCTTCTCCGAGTGCATGATGCCGCGGCCGGCGCTCATCCGCTGCGCGAGGCCCGGGTAGATGACCCCGGAGTGTCCCATCGAGTCCTGATGCACCAGCGAGCCCCGTAGAACCCAGGTGACGATCTCCATGTCCTTGTGCGGGTGGGTGTCGAACCCCTCGCCGGGGAGCACGGTGTCGTCGTTGTTGACCAGGAGCAGTCCGTGGTGGGTGTTGTCGGGGTCGTAGTGCTGGCCGAAGGAGAACGAGTGTTTCGAGTCCAGCCAGGAGATGCGCGTCGAGAGACGGTCGCCCGCTCGGTGGACGTGGACGCGGGGGATACTGACAGCGGACATCGTCGGGCCTCCTTCGGTGATACCGATCAAGGGTACGAGGTGGTGCGGGTCACCGGACGCGGGACCAGGTGTCGATACCGCAACGGAAACACGCCCGCCCCCATCGGAATTCAGGGACGGGCGTACGACCTGCCCGGCGTGCGGGCGCCCACCGGTCAGTCGCGGGTCTCGGTGGGCACCCCGAGGCGACCCGCCTGGAAGTCCTCGAACGCCTGCATCACCTCGGCGCGCGTGTTCATCACGAACGGGCCGGCCATCGCGACAGGCTCGCGAATCGGCTTGCCGCCGATCAGGTAGACCTCGAGCGATTCGCTGCGCGAATCCTGGGTGTCCGCCGCGGCGAGGGTGACCGTGTCGCCGCGGCCGAAGACCGACAGCTGCCCGGTGTGCACGGGGCGCCGCTCCGAGCCGACGAGCCCGTTGCCCGCCATCACGTACGCGAGGGCATTGAACTCGGGGTTCCACGGCAGCGTCACCGAGGCGCCGGGAGCGATACTGAGGTGCGCGATGCTGATCGGCGTGTAGGTCGACCCCGGTCCCCGATGGCCGTCGATCTCCCCGGCGATGACCCGGATCAGCGCGCCGCCGTCCGGGGACGAGAGGAGTGCGACCTCCTTACCGGTGATGTCCTGGTAGCGAGGAGTCGTCATCTTGTCGCTGCGGGGCAGGTTCACCCACAACTGCATGCCGTGGAAGAGTCCGCCACTGACGACGAGGTGTTCCGGCGGTGCCTCGATGTGCAGGATGCCCTCACCTGCGGTCATCCACTGGGTGTCGCCGCCGCCGATGACGCCGCCGCCACCGTGGGAGTCCTGGTGCTCCATGATTCCGTCGATCATGTAGGTGACCGTCTCGAAGCCCCGGTGCGGGTGCCAGGGAGTGCCCTTCGGTTCGCCCGGTGCGTAGTTCACCTCGCCCATCTGGTCCATGTGGATGAACGGGTCCAGTGCGCCGAGGCTCACGCCGGCGAAGGCGCGCCGGACCGGGAATCCCTCGCCCTCGTAGCCCTGTGGGGCGGTGGTCACGGTCTTGACCGGCCGATCCGTGGACTGCGGCTCGGGAGCGTTCACGCGGGGCAGGGTCAGGATGTCGTCGACAGTCACAGCGGGCACGGGGGCCTCCTCGGGTAGTTGATTTGTCAACTATATCCCTGGGTGCAACGCTGCCGGCCCGCGGCTATTCCCCGGCAGTTCACGGCTGGGGGGCGCGGCCGGTCCACTACCGTGGACGGAATGAGCGAACTGGTGGACCGCGGCGGAATCCGCGGGTTCCTGCACCGCCCCGACGGCGACATCGTCGGTGGTGTGGTGTTCGCACACGGTGCGGGCGGCAACAGCGACTCGCTGCTCCTGCGGGCGCTCGCCGCCGGGCTCGCCGCGGAGGGGTTCCTCGTCCTGCGCTTCGACCTGCCCTACCGTCAGCGCCGGCCGTCGGGCCCGCCGCATCCGTCGAAGGCGGCGGAGGACCGGGCCGGGATCGAGGCGGCGATCGCCGAGATGCGGGCATTCGTCCCCGGTAGCCCGGTGATCGCGGGAGGGCAGTCCTACGGAGGCAGGCAGACGTCGATGCTGCTCGCCGAACAGCCGGACCTCGCCGACGGGCTGCTCCTCACGTCGTATCCGCTGCACCCGCCGGGCAAGCCGGAGAAGGCGCGCACCGAGCATCTCCCGCAGCTGCGCACGCCCACCGTCGTGGTGCACGGGTCGAAGGACACCTTCGCGACGACGGCGGAGATCACCGCGGCCCTCGACCTGATCCCGGCCCCGACGACGCTCGTGGAGATCGACGGTGGGCGGCACGATCTGTCCCCCGAGAAGTTCCCCGTCGTCGCACGCACCGTCGAGGCAGTGCTGCGGGAGCTGCCGACCGGGGACCGCTGACGCGCTCGTCAGGCGGGGTGCCCCGGTGTGAGGTGACGGATGTCGAAGAACGAGACCACGGGCACGTCGCGACGGATCTCCGTGGCGACGGGTTCGAGGAGATGGCCGACGTGATCGCCGAGCGGGACACGTTCGAGGATGCGTCCACACATCCACGCGGCGGCGTCGTCGAGGATCGGTAATCCGGGGCTCTCCCGCACCAGCCCCTCCGTCCACGCGCATTCGGCGAACTTGTCGATCTCGTCGCCCGTCCTTCCGCCGAACAGCTCCGCGAGATCGCGCCGCTCCTTACCGATGAGGTGGACGGCGAGATAGTCGGCGTCGGCAGCCACGGTGAAGGTGTGGTTGACCCGCGACAGCCCGGCGAGGAAGCGCGGGGGACGAATGCTGATCCGGGTGGCGAACCCCATCAGGCACCCGGCGCGGCGACCGTCGGCGGACACCGTGGTGACGATGTACATCGGGACGTCCGGCAGATCCGTGAACTGCTCGTACACCGCTGCCACGTCGGTGTCCGCAGTGCTGTCGGTGTCCGCAGTGCTGTCGGTGTCCGCAGTGCTCATGGGGATATTCAGGCACAGGCCGCACGCGGGCGCAACGGAAGCGTGTGGGTATGTTCGATCGATGAGCACCGAGCACACGCACACGACGCCGGGGTGGTTCGATCGGGCACTGGCG
This genomic interval from Rhodococcus triatomae contains the following:
- a CDS encoding alpha/beta hydrolase family protein produces the protein MSELVDRGGIRGFLHRPDGDIVGGVVFAHGAGGNSDSLLLRALAAGLAAEGFLVLRFDLPYRQRRPSGPPHPSKAAEDRAGIEAAIAEMRAFVPGSPVIAGGQSYGGRQTSMLLAEQPDLADGLLLTSYPLHPPGKPEKARTEHLPQLRTPTVVVHGSKDTFATTAEITAALDLIPAPTTLVEIDGGRHDLSPEKFPVVARTVEAVLRELPTGDR
- a CDS encoding pirin family protein, giving the protein MPAVTVDDILTLPRVNAPEPQSTDRPVKTVTTAPQGYEGEGFPVRRAFAGVSLGALDPFIHMDQMGEVNYAPGEPKGTPWHPHRGFETVTYMIDGIMEHQDSHGGGGVIGGGDTQWMTAGEGILHIEAPPEHLVVSGGLFHGMQLWVNLPRSDKMTTPRYQDITGKEVALLSSPDGGALIRVIAGEIDGHRGPGSTYTPISIAHLSIAPGASVTLPWNPEFNALAYVMAGNGLVGSERRPVHTGQLSVFGRGDTVTLAAADTQDSRSESLEVYLIGGKPIREPVAMAGPFVMNTRAEVMQAFEDFQAGRLGVPTETRD
- a CDS encoding pirin family protein: MSAVSIPRVHVHRAGDRLSTRISWLDSKHSFSFGQHYDPDNTHHGLLLVNNDDTVLPGEGFDTHPHKDMEIVTWVLRGSLVHQDSMGHSGVIYPGLAQRMSAGRGIMHSEKNDSWRLEGTEHHQPVRFVQMWVVPDEPRLDPGYEQLEIEDELLKGGLVPVASGMPEHRDHAAIRINNRAAGLHVARLRPGTDVVLPEAPYLHVFVARGRVELEGVGSLDEGDAVRLTHSGGQRITSADGAEVLVWEMHKRIGE
- a CDS encoding flavin reductase family protein; this encodes MYIVTTVSADGRRAGCLMGFATRISIRPPRFLAGLSRVNHTFTVAADADYLAVHLIGKERRDLAELFGGRTGDEIDKFAECAWTEGLVRESPGLPILDDAAAWMCGRILERVPLGDHVGHLLEPVATEIRRDVPVVSFFDIRHLTPGHPA